The following proteins come from a genomic window of Gordonia westfalica:
- the prcA gene encoding proteasome subunit alpha, translated as MTFPYYASAEQIMRDRSELARKGIARGRSVVILTYADGVLFVAENPSNTLRKTSEIYDRIGFAAVGKYNEFESLRKAGIQLADMRGYSYDRADVSGLSLANTYANALGSVFTEQAKPFEVELCVAEVARPGKSKPSQLYRISYDGSIADETRFLVMGGATEPIAAALKESYAPDMALAEAIGVAVKALATPADSGNGTPSTPRELTAGDLEVAILDRNRPRRAFKRLTPATVEELLPATPTADTAQDAASDDTTADGDTSDGSN; from the coding sequence ATGACCTTCCCGTATTACGCCAGTGCCGAGCAGATCATGCGCGATCGCTCGGAGCTCGCGCGCAAGGGCATCGCACGGGGTCGGTCCGTGGTGATCCTGACCTACGCCGACGGTGTGCTGTTCGTCGCGGAGAACCCGTCGAACACACTGCGGAAGACCAGCGAGATCTACGACCGCATCGGTTTCGCCGCGGTGGGCAAGTACAACGAGTTCGAGAGCCTTCGCAAGGCGGGTATCCAGCTCGCCGACATGCGCGGCTACAGCTACGACCGCGCGGATGTGTCCGGGCTGTCGCTTGCGAACACCTACGCGAACGCGTTGGGCAGCGTCTTCACCGAGCAGGCCAAGCCGTTCGAGGTGGAGCTGTGTGTGGCCGAGGTGGCCCGTCCGGGCAAGTCGAAACCGTCTCAGCTGTACCGCATCTCCTACGACGGGTCGATCGCCGACGAGACGCGGTTCCTGGTGATGGGCGGCGCGACCGAACCCATCGCGGCGGCTCTCAAGGAGAGCTATGCGCCCGACATGGCGCTCGCCGAGGCGATCGGGGTCGCGGTCAAGGCGCTCGCGACCCCGGCCGACTCCGGCAACGGCACCCCGTCGACTCCGCGGGAGCTGACCGCGGGCGACCTGGAGGTCGCGATCCTCGACCGCAACCGGCCGCGGCGGGCGTTCAAGCGCCTGACCCCGGCCACGGTCGAGGAGCTCCTGCCCGCCACACCCACGGCCGACACGGCGCAGGACGCCGCATCGGATGACACCACCGCCGACGGGGACACTTCCGACGGATCGAATTGA
- the prcB gene encoding proteasome subunit beta, whose protein sequence is MSDRFGSLPPLSQLRTGSAAPRSSLSADISSFTEFLRMHAPEQLPQAQVDRVGSFAGGADGAGDIPHGTTIVAVSYAGGVVLAGDRRATMGNLIATRDVKKVYITDEYSAAGIAGTAGIAIEMVRLFTVELEHYEKIEGVPLTLDGKVSRLASMVRGNLGAALQGLAAIPLLVGYDIDHDDPTERGRIFSFDVAGDRHEEFGGYTAIGSGSVFAKSSLKKLYRSDLTAADALAIAVESLYDAADDDSATGGPDLVRKIFPMAAVVDAQGAREVDAAEIESAARAVVERRAAEHEGGAR, encoded by the coding sequence GTGAGCGACAGGTTCGGATCACTGCCCCCGCTCTCACAACTCCGTACCGGTTCCGCTGCGCCCAGATCCTCTCTGAGCGCCGACATCTCGTCGTTCACCGAGTTTCTCCGGATGCACGCACCCGAGCAGCTTCCGCAGGCTCAGGTTGATCGCGTGGGTTCGTTCGCCGGGGGCGCCGACGGCGCCGGAGACATCCCGCACGGCACGACGATCGTCGCCGTGTCGTACGCCGGTGGCGTCGTGCTCGCCGGCGACCGCCGGGCCACGATGGGCAACCTGATCGCGACGCGAGACGTCAAGAAGGTCTACATCACCGACGAGTACTCGGCAGCCGGCATCGCCGGCACCGCGGGTATCGCGATCGAGATGGTGCGGCTGTTCACCGTCGAGCTCGAGCACTACGAGAAGATCGAGGGCGTCCCGCTCACGCTCGACGGCAAGGTCAGCCGGCTGGCGAGCATGGTCCGCGGCAACCTCGGTGCGGCCCTGCAGGGTCTCGCCGCGATCCCGCTGCTCGTCGGGTACGACATCGATCACGACGACCCGACCGAACGCGGCCGGATCTTCAGCTTCGACGTCGCGGGTGATCGTCACGAGGAGTTCGGCGGATACACGGCCATCGGTTCCGGATCGGTGTTCGCGAAGTCGTCGCTGAAGAAGCTCTACCGCTCGGACCTGACCGCCGCCGACGCACTGGCCATCGCGGTCGAGTCGCTCTACGACGCCGCCGACGACGACTCGGCGACCGGCGGACCGGACCTGGTGCGCAAGATCTTCCCGATGGCCGCGGTCGTCGACGCCCAAGGTGCGCGGGAGGTGGACGCGGCCGAGATCGAGAGTGCGGCGCGGGCCGTAGTCGAACGCCGTGCCGCCGAGCACGAGGGAGGTGCCCGATGA
- a CDS encoding ubiquitin-like protein Pup yields the protein MAQEQTKRGGGGDDEGVGPDSGAGQERREKLAEDTDDLLDEIDDVLEENAEDFVRAYVQKGGQ from the coding sequence ATGGCGCAGGAACAGACCAAGCGTGGTGGCGGCGGCGACGATGAGGGCGTTGGCCCCGATTCCGGTGCCGGACAGGAACGTCGCGAGAAGCTGGCCGAGGACACCGACGACCTGCTCGACGAGATCGATGACGTGCTCGAGGAGAACGCCGAGGACTTCGTGCGTGCCTACGTGCAGAAGGGCGGCCAGTGA
- the dop gene encoding depupylase/deamidase Dop encodes MQRIIGTEVEYGISAPGDPTANPIMTSTQAVLAYAAAAGVPRAKRTRWDYEVESPLRDARGFDLGRGSGPAPIIDADEIGAANMILTNGARLYVDHAHPEYSAPEVTDPLDAVIWDKAGERVMEAAARHVASVPGAPKLQLYKNNIDGKGASYGTHENYLMPRETPFTAVIAGLTTFFASRQVITGSGRVGIGQSGDESGYQLSQRADYIEVEVGLETTLKRGIINTRDEPHADPERYRRLHVIIGDANLAETATYLKVGTTALVLDLIEAGVDFSDIELARPVQAVHTISHDPTLTATVALTDGRELTALALQREYLERCMKFHEQEHSDDERAKHVLETWADVLDRLERDPMECADILDWPAKLRILEGFRQREGLSWSAPRLHLIDLQYSDVRLDKGLYNRLVARGSMKRLVDENDVLAAIHEPPRNTRAYFRGECLRRFGADVAAASWDSVIFDLGGDSLVRIPTLEPLRGTQAHVGKLLDSVNSAAELVDQLTT; translated from the coding sequence ATGCAGCGAATCATCGGTACCGAGGTCGAGTACGGAATCTCCGCTCCCGGCGACCCGACCGCGAATCCGATCATGACCTCCACCCAGGCAGTTCTCGCCTACGCGGCGGCCGCCGGCGTGCCGCGGGCCAAGCGCACACGCTGGGACTACGAGGTCGAGTCCCCACTCCGGGACGCCCGCGGATTCGACCTCGGCCGCGGCTCCGGACCGGCCCCGATCATCGACGCCGACGAGATCGGCGCCGCCAACATGATCCTCACCAACGGGGCCCGGCTCTACGTCGACCACGCCCACCCCGAGTACTCCGCGCCCGAGGTCACCGATCCGCTCGACGCGGTGATCTGGGACAAGGCGGGCGAACGTGTCATGGAGGCCGCCGCACGCCACGTGGCCAGTGTGCCGGGCGCCCCCAAGCTGCAGCTCTACAAGAACAACATCGACGGCAAGGGCGCCTCCTACGGCACCCACGAGAACTACCTGATGCCCCGCGAGACCCCGTTCACCGCGGTCATCGCCGGCCTCACGACGTTCTTCGCCTCCCGTCAGGTGATCACCGGGTCGGGTCGCGTCGGCATCGGCCAGTCCGGCGACGAGTCGGGCTACCAGCTGTCCCAGCGCGCCGACTACATCGAGGTCGAGGTCGGCCTCGAGACCACCCTCAAGCGCGGCATCATCAACACCCGGGACGAGCCGCACGCCGACCCCGAGCGCTACCGCCGGCTGCACGTCATCATCGGCGACGCCAACCTGGCCGAGACCGCGACCTACCTCAAGGTCGGGACCACCGCGCTGGTCCTCGACCTCATCGAGGCGGGGGTCGATTTCTCCGACATCGAACTCGCCCGGCCGGTCCAGGCCGTGCACACCATCAGCCACGACCCGACGCTGACCGCGACCGTCGCGCTCACCGACGGCCGTGAGCTCACCGCGCTCGCCCTGCAGCGCGAGTACCTGGAACGCTGCATGAAGTTCCACGAGCAGGAGCACTCCGACGACGAGCGCGCCAAGCACGTCCTCGAGACCTGGGCGGACGTACTCGACCGACTCGAACGCGATCCGATGGAGTGCGCCGACATCCTCGACTGGCCGGCCAAGCTGCGGATCCTGGAGGGTTTCCGCCAGCGTGAGGGCCTGTCGTGGTCCGCGCCGCGCCTGCACCTCATCGACCTGCAGTACTCCGACGTCCGTCTCGACAAGGGGCTCTACAACCGCCTCGTCGCGCGTGGCTCGATGAAGCGCCTCGTCGACGAGAACGACGTCCTCGCCGCGATCCACGAACCGCCGCGCAACACCCGCGCCTACTTCCGCGGGGAGTGCCTGCGGCGTTTCGGCGCCGATGTCGCCGCGGCCAGCTGGGATTCGGTCATCTTCGACCTCGGCGGGGACTCCCTCGTCCGCATCCCGACCCTGGAGCCGCTGCGTGGCACCCAGGCCCACGTGGGCAAGCTCCTCGATTCGGTGAACTCCGCCGCCGAATTGGTCGATCAGCTGACGACCTGA
- the glgP gene encoding alpha-glucan family phosphorylase translates to MKAFRRFTVRVPLPTELAALGPLSHNLRWVWNPPTQELFATIDAERWEATGDPLRVLADVDPARLTELAADEAFRARVSAAHVDLEEYLAAPQWFGGYAETHPVPPGIAYFSMEFGVSEVLPIYSGGLGILAGDHLKAASDLGLPLIGVGLFYRSGYFRQGLDHDGWQVERYPVNDPRDLPLTLLTDGDSPVVIEIAMPGGRTLFAQVWVASIGRIPLLLLDSDIAANTDDELRGVTDRLYGGDQEHRILQEILLGIGGVRALRAYVRATGRDEPTVFHMNEGHAGFLGVERIREYVAAGLDFDTAEAVVRASNIFTTHTPVPAGIDRFPTDLVSRYLDADDAGTSRLLPGLPASTITELGDESDPGVFNMAHMGFRLGQRSNGVSQLHGEVSREMFADLWPGFDAADVPIGAITNGVHGPTWVSRVWRDFAAGDEDSAPEVYAGLPAETIWSTHEALRAELVDEVRRRAHASGRERGFTDAELTWAADLFDPGVLTIGFARRAATYKRLTLMLRDPERMRRILTDPDRPVQLVIAGKAHPADNGGKSLIQQVVRFTEDPQLRDRIVFLPDYDISMARYIYAGCDVWLNNPVRPMEACGTSGMKSALNGGLNLSILDGWWDEMADEDNGWAIPSAEGVDDENRRDDLEAEALYSLLEDTVIPLFYQRDQNGLPSRWVEKMRHTLTRLGPQVLASRMVRDYTTELYCPAAVAYVAACADDHAGARDLAVYRRELEAGWGSVVIAGVDEESVDDGLRVSAHVAVGEIGPESLRVQLVLGRVTDDGDLVEPAITDMVPAADRDASGRVVFSVLATPPASGHLGYTVRVLPRHEQLSHDAELGLVRYPVTAG, encoded by the coding sequence GTGAAAGCTTTCCGCCGGTTCACCGTTCGGGTGCCGCTGCCCACCGAACTCGCCGCCCTCGGTCCCCTGTCGCACAATCTGCGCTGGGTGTGGAATCCGCCGACCCAGGAGTTGTTCGCGACGATCGACGCCGAGCGGTGGGAGGCGACGGGCGACCCGCTGCGGGTACTCGCCGACGTGGACCCGGCGCGGCTGACCGAGCTGGCCGCCGACGAGGCCTTCCGCGCCCGGGTCTCGGCGGCCCACGTGGACCTCGAGGAGTACCTCGCCGCACCGCAGTGGTTCGGCGGGTATGCCGAGACGCATCCGGTGCCGCCGGGCATCGCCTACTTCTCGATGGAGTTCGGTGTCTCCGAGGTGCTCCCCATCTACTCCGGCGGACTCGGCATCCTGGCCGGCGACCACCTGAAAGCCGCCTCCGATCTCGGTCTCCCCCTGATCGGCGTCGGGCTGTTCTACCGGTCCGGCTACTTCCGCCAGGGCCTCGACCACGACGGCTGGCAGGTGGAGCGCTACCCGGTCAACGACCCGCGCGACCTACCTCTGACGCTCCTCACCGATGGCGACTCACCCGTCGTCATCGAGATCGCGATGCCCGGCGGACGCACCCTGTTCGCACAGGTCTGGGTGGCGAGCATCGGCCGAATCCCGTTGTTGCTCCTGGACTCCGACATCGCCGCCAACACCGACGACGAGCTCCGCGGCGTCACCGACCGGTTGTACGGCGGCGACCAGGAGCACCGGATCCTGCAGGAGATCCTGCTCGGCATCGGCGGTGTGCGCGCGCTGCGCGCCTATGTGCGGGCCACCGGCCGCGACGAGCCCACCGTCTTCCACATGAACGAGGGACACGCCGGATTCCTGGGCGTGGAACGGATCCGTGAATACGTGGCCGCCGGCCTCGACTTCGACACCGCGGAGGCCGTCGTCCGGGCGTCGAACATTTTCACCACGCACACCCCGGTGCCGGCCGGGATCGACCGCTTCCCCACCGATCTGGTGAGCCGCTACCTCGACGCCGACGACGCCGGGACCTCGCGCCTGCTGCCCGGTCTGCCCGCGTCGACGATCACCGAACTCGGCGACGAATCCGACCCGGGCGTGTTCAACATGGCGCACATGGGTTTTCGGCTCGGTCAGCGCAGCAACGGCGTCTCGCAGCTGCACGGCGAGGTGAGCCGGGAGATGTTCGCCGACCTGTGGCCCGGATTCGACGCCGCGGATGTGCCGATCGGCGCGATCACCAACGGCGTCCACGGACCCACCTGGGTGTCGCGGGTGTGGCGCGATTTCGCCGCCGGAGACGAGGATTCGGCTCCGGAGGTCTACGCCGGACTCCCCGCGGAGACCATCTGGTCCACGCACGAGGCGCTCCGGGCCGAACTCGTCGACGAGGTCCGGCGACGCGCCCATGCCAGCGGACGCGAACGCGGCTTCACCGACGCCGAGCTCACCTGGGCCGCGGATCTCTTCGATCCCGGGGTGCTGACCATCGGCTTCGCCCGCCGCGCGGCCACGTACAAGCGGCTCACCCTGATGCTGCGCGACCCGGAACGGATGCGGCGCATCCTCACCGACCCCGACCGGCCGGTGCAGCTGGTGATCGCGGGCAAGGCGCATCCGGCCGACAACGGCGGCAAGTCGCTCATCCAGCAGGTGGTGCGATTCACCGAGGATCCGCAACTGCGCGACCGCATCGTGTTCCTGCCCGACTACGACATCTCGATGGCCCGGTACATCTATGCCGGCTGCGACGTGTGGCTCAACAACCCGGTGCGGCCGATGGAGGCGTGCGGGACGTCGGGCATGAAGTCGGCGCTCAACGGCGGGCTCAACCTGTCCATCCTCGACGGCTGGTGGGACGAGATGGCCGACGAGGACAACGGCTGGGCCATTCCGTCGGCCGAGGGTGTCGACGACGAGAACCGCCGCGACGACCTCGAGGCGGAGGCGCTCTACTCGCTCCTCGAGGACACGGTGATCCCGCTGTTCTACCAGCGAGATCAGAACGGCCTGCCGTCGCGGTGGGTGGAGAAGATGCGCCACACGCTCACCCGCCTGGGACCGCAGGTTCTCGCGTCCCGCATGGTGCGGGACTACACCACCGAGCTGTACTGTCCGGCCGCGGTCGCCTACGTCGCCGCGTGCGCCGACGACCATGCCGGTGCACGCGACCTCGCGGTGTATCGCCGTGAGCTGGAAGCGGGTTGGGGCTCGGTCGTCATCGCGGGCGTGGACGAGGAGAGCGTCGACGACGGACTACGCGTGTCCGCCCACGTGGCGGTCGGCGAGATCGGCCCCGAGAGTCTCCGCGTGCAACTCGTGCTGGGCCGCGTGACCGACGACGGCGACCTCGTCGAACCCGCGATCACCGACATGGTTCCAGCGGCCGACCGCGACGCGTCGGGCCGCGTGGTCTTCTCGGTTCTGGCGACACCGCCGGCGTCGGGTCATCTCGGCTACACGGTGCGGGTACTCCCCCGGCACGAACAGCTCTCGCACGACGCGGAGTTGGGGCTCGTGCGGTATCCGGTCACGGCCGGATAG
- a CDS encoding FHA domain-containing protein encodes MARGRVIVDGGAPHPLGESPRITLGREPDNDIVINHPMVSRRHLAIEWRGVAWYLVDIGSTNGFFVAGRRMSELMVAGPTQVRLGDVSTGPVVDLVVDPAAYPPPASGRMPSAPGRPGAFPSGPRSAGFAAPGHPGPNMPPSGRVPSRPPSGPSRPGAPEPMPAELRNAPHLQALQQNVSAVYRLPGAPTPPERESISLRGVQRIGRTPDNDIVVSDVLASRHHAQVSSRGGVLVIEDLNSVNGTFVNGRRVSNAPLSDGDVVTIGNSDFVVSGGTLMRGQESAAVADGLHVHGVSLVVDGGKRLLADVDFSASPGTLTAVIGPSGAGKSTVSKIAAGLNSPTSGLVTFESRNVHAEYDALRTRIGMVPQKDVLHHKLTLRQALRYAAELRLPPDLSKEDRDQVIDGVLSELQLTEHVDTRVEKLSGGQQKRASVAMELLTGPSLLILDEPTSGLDPALDRQVMATLRRLADAGRVVLVVTHSLTYLSMCDQVLLLAPGGKTSFCGAPALVEGEMGTSDWAEIFAYVADQPDTAHMRYLERHRRAPNPPPPQRPPGPPIPVPHTSFTRQASTIARRQVRLIFADIGYLVFLVLLPVVLGLLTLVIPGSSGFSRLEVIPNAPPPKDGAEAIQILVVLVVGAAFMGAALTVRDLVGERDIFERERAVGLRPGAYLFAKIVVFFIAAILQTIIMVGITFAGRGLPEFGGPILPPTLALVVAIAVLACVSTLVGLAISSAVKSNEQVMPPLVIVVMVQLVFCGGLFKLDGAGLQQLSWIFPSFWGYVTAAGSVDLYNINVAAPQRITLWETSLAHSAIAYAVLAFISILLLAFTYSRLRLKKR; translated from the coding sequence ATGGCGCGTGGCCGTGTGATCGTCGACGGTGGGGCACCTCATCCGTTGGGCGAGTCCCCGCGTATCACCCTGGGCCGAGAACCCGACAACGACATCGTGATCAATCACCCGATGGTGTCGCGTCGGCATCTCGCCATCGAATGGCGCGGCGTGGCGTGGTACCTCGTCGACATCGGCAGCACCAACGGCTTCTTCGTCGCCGGACGACGCATGTCCGAGCTCATGGTCGCCGGACCGACCCAGGTCCGACTCGGGGACGTGAGCACCGGTCCGGTTGTCGACCTGGTGGTCGACCCGGCCGCGTACCCACCGCCGGCCAGCGGTCGGATGCCGTCCGCGCCCGGCCGGCCCGGTGCCTTCCCGTCGGGGCCGCGATCGGCGGGCTTCGCCGCCCCCGGTCATCCCGGACCGAACATGCCGCCCTCGGGTCGTGTGCCCTCGCGACCGCCGAGCGGTCCGTCGCGACCCGGTGCGCCGGAACCGATGCCTGCCGAGTTGCGCAACGCGCCGCATCTACAGGCCCTGCAGCAGAACGTGTCCGCTGTCTACCGGCTTCCGGGCGCGCCGACTCCGCCCGAGCGCGAATCGATCTCGCTGCGCGGCGTGCAGCGCATCGGCCGTACTCCGGACAACGACATCGTCGTCAGCGACGTCCTCGCCTCGCGCCACCACGCGCAGGTGTCGAGCCGCGGTGGCGTCCTGGTCATCGAGGACCTCAACAGCGTCAACGGCACCTTCGTCAACGGCCGGCGGGTCAGCAACGCGCCCCTGTCCGACGGCGATGTCGTCACGATCGGCAACAGTGACTTCGTGGTGTCGGGCGGCACCCTCATGCGCGGCCAGGAGAGCGCGGCCGTCGCCGACGGTCTCCACGTGCACGGGGTCAGCCTCGTCGTCGACGGCGGCAAGCGGCTCCTCGCCGACGTCGACTTCAGCGCCAGCCCCGGCACACTCACCGCGGTGATCGGCCCGTCCGGCGCCGGCAAGTCGACCGTGTCGAAGATCGCCGCGGGCCTGAACTCGCCGACCAGCGGCCTCGTCACCTTCGAGAGTCGCAACGTCCACGCCGAGTACGACGCGCTCCGCACCCGAATCGGCATGGTCCCGCAGAAGGACGTGCTCCACCACAAGCTCACGCTGCGGCAGGCCCTGCGCTACGCGGCCGAGCTGCGACTGCCGCCCGACCTGTCGAAGGAGGACCGCGATCAGGTCATCGACGGCGTGCTGAGCGAACTGCAGCTGACCGAGCACGTCGACACCCGCGTCGAGAAGCTCTCCGGCGGCCAGCAGAAGCGTGCATCGGTGGCGATGGAGCTCCTCACCGGTCCGTCGCTGCTGATCCTCGACGAGCCGACGTCGGGCCTCGACCCCGCCCTCGACCGCCAGGTGATGGCGACGTTACGACGCCTCGCGGACGCCGGACGTGTGGTGCTCGTCGTCACGCACTCGCTCACATACCTGTCCATGTGCGACCAGGTGTTGTTGCTCGCCCCGGGCGGCAAGACGTCGTTCTGCGGTGCGCCCGCCCTGGTCGAGGGTGAGATGGGGACCTCCGACTGGGCGGAGATCTTCGCCTACGTCGCCGACCAGCCGGACACCGCGCACATGCGCTACCTCGAACGGCATCGGCGCGCACCGAATCCGCCGCCCCCGCAGCGTCCTCCCGGACCTCCGATACCGGTACCGCACACCAGCTTCACGCGGCAGGCGTCGACGATCGCCCGACGGCAGGTGCGGCTGATCTTCGCCGACATCGGCTATCTGGTGTTCCTTGTGTTGTTGCCGGTGGTCCTCGGTCTGCTGACGCTGGTGATACCCGGGTCCAGCGGATTCTCCCGGCTCGAGGTGATCCCCAATGCGCCGCCACCCAAGGACGGTGCGGAGGCGATCCAGATCCTGGTGGTGCTCGTCGTCGGTGCGGCATTCATGGGTGCGGCACTGACGGTCCGCGACCTCGTCGGTGAACGTGACATCTTCGAGCGGGAGAGAGCCGTCGGATTGCGCCCGGGCGCATACCTGTTCGCGAAGATCGTCGTGTTCTTCATCGCCGCGATCCTGCAGACGATCATCATGGTCGGCATCACATTCGCCGGCCGCGGCCTACCCGAGTTCGGCGGACCGATCCTGCCGCCGACGCTGGCACTGGTGGTCGCCATCGCGGTTCTGGCCTGTGTGAGTACGCTCGTGGGACTGGCCATCTCGTCCGCGGTCAAGTCCAACGAGCAGGTGATGCCGCCGCTGGTCATCGTGGTGATGGTGCAGCTGGTCTTCTGCGGCGGTCTGTTCAAGTTGGACGGAGCCGGTCTGCAGCAACTGTCGTGGATCTTCCCGTCGTTCTGGGGATATGTCACGGCCGCCGGCAGCGTCGACCTGTACAACATCAACGTTGCCGCACCCCAGCGGATCACGTTGTGGGAGACGTCGCTCGCCCACAGTGCCATCGCCTACGCGGTGCTCGCGTTCATCAGCATCCTGCTGCTGGCGTTCACCTACTCACGGTTGCGCCTGAAGAAGCGCTGA
- the arc gene encoding proteasome ATPase translates to MTESDRHDATGDRAVPESVSAPDEGFTPAYTPPLARSGSERPSFGRQADNTDLQERVDSLTARNAKLLDTLKEARQQLVALREEVDRLGQPPSGYGVLLEVYPDATVDVFTSGRKMRLTCSPNIDTETLTKGQTLRLNEALTIVEACEFDTVGEISTLREVLGDGRRALVVGHADEERVVWLAEPLLGEVDAEDGKRRKLRPGDSLLIDTKAGFAFERVPKAEVEDLVLEEVPDVGYEDIGGLGRQIEQIRDAVELPFLHKDLFRDYQLRPPKGVLLYGPPGCGKTLIAKAVANSLAKKIAMARGDDAKEAKSYFLNIKGPELLNKFVGETERHIRLIFQRAREKASEGTPVIVFFDEMDSIFRTRGSGVSSDVETTVVPQLLSEIDGVEGLENVIVIGASNREDMIDPAILRPGRLDVKIKIERPDAESAIDIFSKYLTEQLPIHADDIGEFGGDRTACIKAMIEKVVERMYAESEDNRFLEVTYANGDKEIMYFKDFNSGAMIQNVVDRAKKYAIKSQLDSGTPGLRVQHLFDSILDEFAENEDLPNTTNPDDWARISGKKGERIVYIRTLVTGKSSGASRAIDTETNTGQYL, encoded by the coding sequence ATGACCGAATCTGACCGCCATGACGCCACCGGGGACCGTGCGGTCCCCGAGAGCGTGAGTGCACCCGATGAGGGCTTCACCCCTGCCTATACCCCGCCTCTCGCGCGGAGTGGTTCCGAACGTCCTTCGTTCGGGCGGCAGGCAGACAACACAGACCTCCAGGAACGCGTCGACAGCCTGACAGCGCGCAACGCGAAGCTGCTCGACACGCTCAAAGAAGCGCGCCAGCAACTCGTCGCCTTGCGCGAAGAGGTGGACCGTCTGGGTCAGCCACCCAGCGGCTACGGAGTTCTGCTCGAGGTGTACCCCGACGCGACGGTGGACGTGTTCACCTCCGGTCGCAAGATGCGGCTCACCTGCTCGCCCAACATCGACACCGAAACCCTCACCAAGGGTCAGACGCTGCGTCTCAACGAGGCCCTGACCATCGTCGAGGCCTGCGAATTCGACACGGTCGGCGAGATCAGCACTCTGCGCGAGGTCCTCGGGGACGGCAGGCGGGCGCTGGTCGTCGGTCATGCCGACGAGGAGCGCGTCGTGTGGCTGGCCGAGCCGTTGCTGGGCGAGGTCGACGCCGAGGACGGCAAGCGCCGCAAGCTCCGTCCGGGCGACTCGCTGCTCATCGACACCAAGGCCGGGTTCGCGTTCGAGCGGGTCCCCAAGGCCGAGGTCGAGGACCTGGTCCTCGAGGAGGTGCCCGATGTCGGCTACGAGGACATCGGCGGTCTGGGCCGGCAGATCGAGCAGATCCGCGACGCCGTGGAGCTGCCGTTCCTGCACAAGGACCTGTTCCGCGACTACCAGCTGCGTCCGCCGAAGGGCGTGCTGCTCTACGGTCCGCCCGGTTGCGGTAAGACCCTGATCGCCAAGGCCGTCGCCAACTCGCTGGCGAAGAAGATCGCGATGGCCCGTGGCGACGACGCCAAGGAGGCGAAGTCCTACTTCCTGAACATCAAGGGTCCCGAGCTGCTCAACAAGTTCGTCGGTGAGACCGAGCGTCACATCCGGCTGATCTTCCAGCGCGCCCGGGAGAAGGCGTCCGAGGGCACGCCGGTGATCGTGTTCTTCGACGAGATGGACTCGATCTTCCGTACCCGCGGCTCGGGCGTCTCGTCCGACGTCGAGACGACGGTCGTCCCGCAGCTCCTCAGCGAGATCGACGGTGTGGAAGGCCTCGAGAACGTCATCGTGATCGGTGCGTCGAACCGCGAGGACATGATCGACCCCGCGATCCTGCGACCCGGACGCCTGGACGTGAAGATCAAGATCGAGCGTCCCGACGCCGAGTCGGCGATCGACATCTTCTCGAAGTACCTCACCGAGCAACTGCCGATCCACGCCGACGACATCGGCGAGTTCGGCGGGGATCGCACGGCATGCATCAAGGCGATGATCGAGAAGGTCGTCGAGCGTATGTACGCCGAGAGCGAGGACAACCGGTTCCTGGAGGTCACCTACGCCAACGGCGACAAGGAGATCATGTACTTCAAGGACTTCAACTCGGGCGCGATGATCCAGAACGTCGTCGACCGTGCGAAGAAGTACGCGATCAAGTCGCAGCTCGACTCCGGTACCCCGGGTCTGCGGGTGCAGCATCTCTTCGATTCGATCCTCGACGAGTTCGCGGAGAACGAAGACCTGCCCAACACCACCAACCCGGACGACTGGGCGCGCATCTCGGGCAAGAAGGGCGAGCGGATCGTCTACATCCGGACCCTGGTCACCGGCAAGTCCTCCGGGGCGAGCCGCGCCATCGACACCGAGACGAACACCGGGCAGTACCTGTAA